The Flavobacterium marginilacus genome window below encodes:
- a CDS encoding redoxin domain-containing protein: MSDFKSAKGFIVVFTCNHCPFAVKYEDRINVLVKKYKPQSYILLAINPNDPALEPTDSFGSMKVRAKEKGFVFPYLFDEGQKIYPQ; encoded by the coding sequence ATGTCTGATTTTAAGTCAGCAAAAGGCTTCATAGTTGTTTTTACCTGTAACCATTGCCCATTTGCTGTGAAATATGAAGATAGGATTAATGTTTTGGTCAAAAAATACAAACCCCAGAGCTATATTTTATTAGCGATTAACCCAAATGACCCGGCTTTAGAGCCTACTGATAGTTTTGGATCAATGAAAGTGAGAGCCAAAGAAAAAGGTTTTGTTTTTCCTTATTTATTTGATGAAGGTCAAAAGATATATCCGCAGTAA
- a CDS encoding DinB family protein — MSESKRISNLYQSIYNGNPWLEVTLADTLKDVPAEHANRKINPNLNTIWEIVNHLIQWRKNILRRVQGETVVTPDHNYFVPVIDPSEAAWAQSLQTLAKSQESWNVFFEDFDDSDLAKVYPANNHTFYEHIHGIIQHDVYHLGQIVILKKLL; from the coding sequence ATGTCAGAAAGTAAAAGAATTTCAAATCTATATCAATCCATTTACAATGGAAATCCATGGCTTGAGGTGACTTTAGCAGATACTTTGAAAGATGTACCCGCAGAACACGCTAACAGAAAAATCAATCCCAATCTGAATACCATTTGGGAAATCGTTAATCATCTTATACAATGGAGAAAGAACATTTTGAGACGCGTCCAGGGAGAAACAGTGGTAACACCGGATCATAATTATTTTGTCCCTGTGATAGATCCGTCCGAAGCTGCTTGGGCACAATCGCTCCAAACTCTGGCAAAATCGCAGGAATCGTGGAATGTTTTTTTTGAAGATTTTGATGATTCTGATCTGGCAAAAGTATATCCGGCAAATAATCACACGTTTTACGAACACATACACGGAATTATACAGCATGATGTGTATCATTTGGGGCAGATTGTCATTTTAAAAAAACTTCTCTAA
- a CDS encoding 2TM domain-containing protein: MEINYTEEGRYYRAKKKVEEIRKFYEHLAVYLLCNPIVIAVNLLTSPGYLYFWYSLFGWGIAIVLHGLKAFGFSPLFNKEWEQRKVKEFMEKEEQAKKTWE, from the coding sequence ATGGAAATAAATTATACCGAAGAGGGCCGCTATTATAGAGCCAAAAAGAAAGTAGAAGAAATTAGAAAATTTTATGAGCATCTTGCTGTTTATCTGCTTTGTAATCCAATTGTGATAGCTGTAAATCTTTTAACATCGCCTGGCTATTTATATTTTTGGTATTCTTTGTTCGGCTGGGGCATAGCGATTGTTCTGCATGGACTGAAAGCTTTTGGTTTTTCACCGCTTTTTAATAAAGAGTGGGAGCAAAGAAAGGTAAAGGAGTTTATGGAAAAAGAAGAGCAGGCAAAAAAAACTTGGGAATAA
- a CDS encoding DUF2251 domain-containing protein, protein MTDKPKLLIYEEHTFKVGDDTFIDSTTENNNTVVFEDNCETGYFYAIDRNNGLQMLDGLHIYNVANITDKQDPCTLKILWTEDLTKAFLSINNYYHAVFDFKNKAGYCRNAFPNPNSTWTKIQERKLTDTLIEELARD, encoded by the coding sequence ATGACAGACAAACCAAAATTATTAATTTACGAAGAGCACACATTCAAAGTTGGTGACGACACGTTTATCGACAGTACCACTGAAAACAACAATACAGTAGTATTTGAAGACAATTGCGAAACTGGATATTTCTATGCTATAGACAGAAATAACGGATTGCAAATGTTAGACGGACTTCACATTTATAACGTTGCAAATATTACAGACAAACAAGACCCCTGTACCTTAAAAATATTGTGGACAGAGGATCTTACCAAAGCTTTCTTGTCAATCAATAATTATTATCACGCTGTTTTTGATTTCAAGAATAAAGCTGGTTATTGCAGAAACGCCTTTCCAAATCCGAATAGTACATGGACGAAAATTCAAGAAAGAAAACTAACCGACACTTTAATCGAAGAATTAGCTAGAGATTAA
- a CDS encoding 2TM domain-containing protein, with translation MRRYRKQLFEDFQDENFNPETRYELAYKRVKRIKGFYIHALVYVLVNAFIILSAFNRSEIGSEIFLKWETFSTAAFWGVGLLAHGLSVFGRNIFFSSDWEERKIKEIMDKEKNQKWE, from the coding sequence ATGAGAAGGTATAGAAAACAATTATTTGAAGATTTTCAGGATGAAAACTTCAATCCGGAAACGAGATATGAATTGGCTTATAAACGGGTAAAAAGAATCAAAGGATTTTATATACACGCCTTGGTTTATGTACTCGTGAATGCATTTATAATTTTGTCAGCATTCAATAGAAGCGAGATAGGAAGTGAAATTTTTTTAAAATGGGAAACTTTTTCAACAGCTGCTTTTTGGGGAGTAGGTTTATTGGCACATGGATTATCGGTCTTTGGCAGAAACATCTTTTTTAGCAGTGATTGGGAAGAAAGAAAGATCAAAGAAATCATGGATAAAGAGAAAAATCAAAAGTGGGAGTAA
- a CDS encoding YciI family protein produces the protein MKKQILIAAFLFLNLAGFAQETDSKYDEKLAKSLNADEYGMKKYVFCILKTGSNTTATTEEKSSLFKGHMANITKLAQEGKLVVAGPFMKNDRNYRGLYIFNVATIEEAKTLVSTDPAVKSNLLEAELTPWYGTAALQETVKIHEKLAKTKL, from the coding sequence ATGAAAAAACAGATATTAATTGCCGCTTTTCTATTCCTCAATTTAGCAGGTTTTGCGCAGGAAACCGATTCAAAATATGATGAAAAACTTGCCAAATCCTTAAATGCTGACGAATACGGAATGAAAAAATACGTATTCTGTATTTTGAAAACAGGAAGTAATACAACCGCAACCACCGAAGAAAAAAGCAGTCTTTTCAAGGGACATATGGCCAACATAACAAAACTGGCACAAGAAGGAAAACTTGTTGTGGCCGGGCCATTCATGAAAAATGACAGAAACTACAGGGGGCTTTACATCTTTAATGTTGCTACAATCGAAGAAGCCAAAACGCTCGTCTCAACCGATCCTGCTGTAAAAAGCAATCTTCTTGAAGCCGAATTAACACCTTGGTACGGTACTGCAGCCTTGCAGGAAACTGTCAAGATTCATGAAAAATTAGCAAAAACCAAATTATAG
- a CDS encoding 2TM domain-containing protein codes for MENQNKEGEERYYNARKKVEEIKGFYGNLISYIVVNCFLMIINLVTSPGHLWFYWPLMWWGLGVIFHGLKVFNCLPFFGKDWEEQKIKELIDKEEKSKKTWE; via the coding sequence ATGGAAAATCAAAATAAAGAAGGAGAGGAACGCTATTATAATGCAAGAAAAAAAGTGGAAGAAATTAAAGGTTTCTATGGAAATCTGATTTCCTATATTGTTGTAAATTGCTTTTTAATGATAATAAATTTGGTTACAAGCCCTGGCCATTTATGGTTTTATTGGCCTTTGATGTGGTGGGGGTTAGGAGTTATCTTTCACGGATTAAAAGTTTTTAACTGCCTGCCTTTCTTCGGGAAAGACTGGGAAGAGCAAAAAATTAAAGAATTGATTGACAAAGAAGAAAAATCAAAAAAGACTTGGGAATAA
- a CDS encoding TonB-dependent receptor, whose protein sequence is MKTRLLFTIAFLFTTAFIFAQNTISGKITNQKGKPVAGANIYIDGTYDGATSSETGEFSFETTSTGNQFLIVSFLIYDTYKQEIDVANFKNQIIKLSENVNALDAVVITAGTLESGNKARVSVLKPLDIVTTAGAAGNIVAALQTLPGTQTVGEDGRLFVRGGEASETQTFVDGIRVAQPYGASTNNLPTRGRFSPFLFSGIAFSTGGYSAEYGEALSSVLLLNTQDEPDQNKTDISLMTVGLGIGNTQKWKKSSLSVNTAYINLAPYQAVIPQNVDWNSPYQSLSGETVYRYHFVNGIFKLYAAFDSSKFDLNQENINFEEKIRTNLNNNNFYLNASYSGTIGTGWNLTSGISYGYNNNKVKYNTNDVDSDENAAQLKLKLRKHFSNYFNLSFGADYFITKFNEDFDNNNDIKVSNGYDSNIAAFYAEGDILFSKYLALKVGLRLSNNNLLNETNLAPRASVAYKVSKNSQFSFAYGDFTQTPVADYIKYSKYHQFESEKASHYILNYQFTKPGQTFRAEVYYKDYSNLVKYDTKDIQYNSIFSNNGSGYAKGLDLFWRDSNLYKNLEYWISYSYIDSERDYKNFPAMATPSFIANNSLSVVTKYFITDWKSQIGFTNSFSTGRPYNNPNETKFMNGKTKSYNSLSFNWAYLLTTQKILYFSVSNVLGSQNVYGYDYAKLPDANGVYNRQAVTPTADRFFFVGFFWTISQNKNDNQLKNL, encoded by the coding sequence ATGAAAACCAGATTACTTTTTACAATTGCATTTTTATTTACAACGGCATTTATTTTTGCTCAAAATACTATTTCGGGTAAAATCACCAATCAAAAAGGAAAGCCAGTTGCGGGAGCTAATATTTACATCGACGGGACGTATGATGGAGCAACGAGTTCAGAAACTGGTGAATTTTCTTTTGAGACAACCTCGACAGGAAATCAGTTTTTGATAGTAAGTTTTTTGATTTACGATACCTATAAACAGGAAATAGATGTTGCTAATTTTAAAAATCAGATTATTAAACTAAGTGAGAATGTAAATGCTCTTGATGCGGTTGTTATTACTGCGGGGACATTAGAGTCTGGTAATAAAGCCAGAGTTTCGGTTCTTAAACCATTAGATATCGTAACAACTGCAGGTGCGGCCGGAAATATTGTTGCTGCTTTGCAGACTTTGCCGGGAACGCAGACTGTAGGCGAAGACGGACGTTTATTTGTTCGAGGGGGTGAAGCCAGCGAAACTCAGACTTTTGTTGATGGTATTCGTGTCGCACAGCCTTATGGTGCATCGACCAATAATTTGCCGACACGCGGCCGTTTTTCTCCTTTTTTGTTTAGCGGAATTGCTTTCTCTACAGGAGGATATTCTGCCGAATATGGCGAGGCTTTATCAAGTGTTTTGCTTTTGAATACACAGGACGAGCCCGATCAGAATAAAACAGATATTTCCTTAATGACTGTTGGCTTAGGCATAGGAAATACTCAGAAATGGAAAAAAAGCTCACTGAGTGTAAACACTGCGTACATCAATCTGGCACCTTATCAGGCAGTAATTCCTCAAAATGTAGATTGGAATAGTCCTTACCAATCATTGTCTGGTGAAACAGTATATCGCTATCATTTTGTGAACGGAATATTTAAATTATATGCCGCTTTTGATTCATCTAAATTCGATTTGAATCAGGAAAATATAAATTTCGAAGAAAAAATCAGAACCAATTTAAACAATAATAATTTCTATCTGAATGCTTCATACAGCGGAACTATAGGTACAGGCTGGAATTTAACTTCTGGAATTAGTTATGGTTACAATAATAATAAAGTGAAGTACAATACAAATGATGTAGACAGCGATGAAAATGCTGCACAATTGAAACTAAAGCTGAGAAAACATTTTTCGAACTATTTTAATTTGTCTTTTGGGGCAGACTACTTTATTACAAAATTCAATGAAGATTTTGATAATAACAATGATATTAAAGTTTCAAATGGCTACGATTCAAACATTGCAGCTTTTTATGCCGAAGGAGATATTTTATTCTCTAAATATTTAGCTTTAAAGGTTGGTTTGAGGCTTTCTAACAACAATTTGTTAAATGAAACCAATCTTGCTCCAAGAGCTTCAGTCGCTTACAAAGTTTCTAAAAACAGCCAGTTTTCCTTTGCATACGGAGATTTTACACAAACTCCTGTGGCTGATTATATCAAATATTCAAAATACCATCAGTTTGAGAGTGAAAAGGCAAGTCATTATATCCTGAATTACCAGTTTACAAAACCTGGCCAGACCTTTAGAGCAGAGGTGTATTATAAAGATTACAGTAATTTGGTTAAATATGATACGAAAGATATTCAGTACAACTCTATTTTTAGCAATAACGGTTCTGGTTATGCAAAAGGACTGGATTTGTTCTGGAGAGACAGTAATTTATATAAAAACTTAGAATACTGGATTTCGTATTCCTACATTGATTCTGAAAGAGATTATAAAAATTTTCCAGCTATGGCGACTCCAAGTTTTATAGCCAATAACAGTTTGTCTGTGGTAACTAAATATTTTATCACCGACTGGAAATCACAAATCGGATTCACGAATAGTTTCAGCACAGGAAGGCCTTATAATAATCCAAATGAGACAAAATTTATGAATGGAAAAACAAAATCATACAACAGTCTGAGTTTTAACTGGGCTTATTTACTGACTACACAAAAAATTCTTTATTTCTCTGTTTCGAATGTTTTAGGAAGCCAAAATGTTTACGGTTACGATTATGCAAAATTACCCGATGCAAATGGTGTTTATAACAGACAAGCCGTTACACCTACCGCAGATAGATTCTTTTTTGTTGGTTTTTTCTGGACCATCAGCCAGAATAAAAATGATAATCAGTTGAAAAATTTATAA
- a CDS encoding chloride channel protein, which produces MNKTAQIKKNHQLIKLRKLIIVSILIGFLSAFLGISLKKITEYYEEIFFHQVTVNPIFYILFPVFGLSVIYFLRQYLFRKKENKGIKEVFESTQSKSKNLPTYKIPSHFINGILTVIFGGSTGIEVSTVVAAATIGSVAQQKENVFRQYKTELICAGVAAGITALFSSPIAGILFAVEVISRKVTRAFIISNVIAVGIAFGLISILKEEPLFSVAVTAWHSKAIPYFILLGVLAGLYSVYLTRCVLFFKTQFSKIEKHYYKILLGSIVLSVSLFIFPQLYGEGYHSLKVIFGDSEIPLTITLALTFAGILILKPIVTSITLASGGDGGVFAPSLFIGAFLGLLLASILNTFFNTEVIPVNFMIVGMAAVLSASIHAPFTAIFLVCGLTNDYTLFIPILAVCLISKYTAKKIYPFTVYSYSPSLAK; this is translated from the coding sequence ATGAATAAAACGGCTCAGATCAAAAAAAATCATCAGCTCATTAAACTCCGAAAATTAATTATAGTTTCCATTTTAATAGGCTTTCTTTCAGCCTTTTTAGGGATTTCATTAAAAAAAATTACGGAGTATTATGAAGAAATCTTTTTTCATCAGGTTACAGTAAATCCGATTTTTTACATCTTATTCCCTGTTTTTGGACTTTCGGTAATTTATTTTTTAAGACAATACCTTTTTAGAAAAAAAGAAAACAAAGGCATTAAGGAAGTTTTTGAAAGTACTCAGTCAAAATCCAAAAACCTGCCGACTTATAAAATTCCTTCACACTTTATAAATGGCATATTGACTGTAATCTTTGGCGGTTCCACCGGAATTGAAGTTTCTACTGTTGTCGCAGCGGCAACAATCGGTTCTGTAGCCCAGCAAAAAGAAAATGTCTTCCGCCAGTATAAAACAGAATTAATCTGCGCCGGAGTTGCTGCCGGAATCACAGCTCTATTCAGCAGTCCTATTGCCGGAATTTTATTTGCAGTCGAAGTTATTTCCAGAAAAGTTACCCGAGCTTTTATCATTTCAAATGTAATTGCTGTTGGGATTGCCTTCGGTTTGATTTCTATATTAAAAGAAGAACCTTTATTCAGTGTAGCTGTTACAGCCTGGCATTCAAAAGCGATTCCTTACTTCATTCTTTTAGGAGTTTTGGCTGGATTATATTCCGTTTATCTTACCCGATGCGTACTGTTTTTTAAAACCCAGTTTTCAAAAATCGAAAAACATTATTATAAAATCTTATTAGGATCAATTGTTTTAAGCGTTTCCTTATTCATTTTTCCACAGCTGTACGGAGAAGGCTACCACTCGCTAAAAGTTATTTTTGGCGATTCTGAAATTCCGTTAACAATAACTTTGGCACTCACATTTGCTGGAATATTAATTTTAAAACCAATTGTAACATCGATAACGCTGGCTTCTGGCGGTGATGGCGGTGTTTTTGCTCCCAGCCTTTTCATTGGTGCGTTTTTGGGTTTATTGCTGGCTTCTATTTTGAACACTTTTTTCAACACAGAGGTAATTCCGGTCAACTTTATGATCGTCGGAATGGCTGCAGTACTCAGTGCCAGTATTCACGCTCCTTTTACAGCTATTTTTCTGGTTTGCGGATTAACGAATGACTATACTTTATTCATTCCGATTTTGGCTGTCTGCCTGATTTCAAAATACACCGCAAAAAAGATTTATCCATTTACAGTTTATAGTTACTCACCAAGTTTAGCAAAATAA
- a CDS encoding TlpA family protein disulfide reductase: MKYLLYLIFPLLFSNVIVAQKVAVYDNYITLEKEILNDKSTTYVVNFWATWCAPCVKELPYFERLNSENKKVKVVLVSLDFKNQYETKLLPFVKNRKINSEVVLLTDRDYNAWLPIVSKDWSGSIPATLIIQNGVKKVFAERSFSSYEELNEFVNKNIN; this comes from the coding sequence ATGAAATATTTACTCTATTTAATTTTTCCGCTTCTTTTTTCAAATGTAATTGTGGCTCAAAAAGTGGCAGTTTATGATAATTATATCACTTTAGAGAAAGAGATTTTGAACGATAAAAGTACCACTTATGTTGTCAATTTTTGGGCAACCTGGTGTGCTCCCTGCGTGAAAGAACTGCCTTATTTTGAGAGATTAAATTCTGAAAATAAAAAGGTAAAAGTAGTGCTCGTAAGTCTGGATTTCAAGAATCAGTATGAGACAAAATTACTGCCGTTTGTTAAGAACAGAAAAATCAATTCCGAGGTTGTTTTACTTACCGATAGAGATTATAATGCTTGGCTTCCTATAGTGAGTAAAGATTGGTCAGGATCGATTCCGGCAACTTTAATTATCCAGAATGGTGTGAAGAAAGTTTTTGCTGAAAGGTCTTTTTCGAGCTATGAGGAACTTAATGAATTTGTGAATAAAAATATTAATTAA
- a CDS encoding VOC family protein has protein sequence MITVNPYLYFNGNCEEAFNFYKSVFEVEFKYIGRYKDVPQAEKHIFQEEDNKIMHVSLPISSQITLMGADNTEVHKENLSNNNFSLSITADNKKEADKLFQKLSVGGKIKLAMNETFWGSYYGIVNDRFGINWKISFETN, from the coding sequence ATGATAACAGTAAATCCGTACCTGTATTTTAATGGCAATTGTGAAGAAGCGTTTAATTTCTACAAGTCTGTTTTTGAGGTTGAATTTAAATATATTGGGCGATACAAAGATGTGCCGCAAGCTGAAAAGCACATTTTTCAAGAAGAGGACAATAAAATTATGCATGTTTCGCTGCCAATTAGCAGCCAGATAACATTGATGGGTGCTGATAATACTGAAGTCCATAAAGAGAATCTTTCTAATAATAATTTCTCCTTATCTATAACAGCAGATAATAAAAAAGAGGCTGATAAATTATTTCAAAAGCTTTCTGTGGGCGGTAAAATTAAATTAGCAATGAACGAAACATTTTGGGGTTCGTATTACGGGATTGTTAATGATAGATTCGGAATTAACTGGAAAATTAGTTTTGAAACAAATTAG
- a CDS encoding CDP-alcohol phosphatidyltransferase family protein yields the protein MPKLAPKYQFLDLSDYGRPLARLWANWLKNTRFTPIHVTLIFGVSGLIAIYCILQNHYFTASFFLILKSIIDAVDGELARVKKTPSYSGRYLDSIFDLILNFLIFMAICYISQTTFWLSLLAFIGIQLQGTLFNYYYVILRNHSAGGDTTSQIFEDHSPRALPGESQKSVDILFAIYTVVYGVFDKIIHTLDSTAYKVKTFPNWFMTMVSLYGLGFQLLLIALLLSLNRVEMIAPFFVAYSVLILVLIGIRKVFIKSET from the coding sequence ATGCCAAAACTCGCCCCAAAATATCAGTTTCTCGATCTTTCCGATTACGGCAGACCATTGGCACGTTTATGGGCAAATTGGCTGAAAAATACCCGCTTCACCCCCATACATGTAACCCTGATTTTCGGAGTTTCGGGATTGATTGCGATTTATTGCATTTTGCAAAACCACTACTTTACCGCTTCCTTTTTTCTGATTTTAAAATCAATAATCGATGCTGTGGATGGCGAACTCGCACGTGTCAAAAAAACGCCATCCTATTCCGGAAGATACCTCGATAGCATATTCGACCTCATCCTGAATTTTTTGATTTTCATGGCGATCTGTTATATATCCCAAACTACTTTTTGGCTAAGTCTATTGGCTTTCATTGGGATACAGCTTCAGGGTACGCTTTTCAATTACTATTATGTGATTTTGAGAAACCATTCGGCGGGTGGAGATACAACGAGCCAAATTTTCGAGGATCATTCACCTCGTGCTTTGCCGGGCGAAAGCCAAAAATCCGTAGATATTTTGTTTGCAATCTACACTGTTGTTTATGGTGTTTTTGACAAAATAATCCACACTTTGGACAGTACTGCTTACAAAGTAAAAACGTTCCCAAACTGGTTTATGACCATGGTTTCCCTTTATGGATTGGGCTTTCAACTGCTATTAATTGCCTTATTATTATCTTTGAACAGGGTTGAAATGATTGCTCCGTTTTTCGTCGCCTATTCGGTTTTGATTTTGGTTCTGATTGGAATCAGGAAAGTTTTTATAAAATCTGAGACCTAA
- the gloA2 gene encoding SMU1112c/YaeR family gloxylase I-like metalloprotein — MININKVHHIAIIVSDYSKSKEFYTAVLGLTVIQEVYREERQSYKLDLALNGDYIIELFSFPNPPKRVSRPEAAGLRHLAFEVTDLDETVAFLTSKNVESEPIRIDEMTHKRFTFIADPDGLPIEFYEQ, encoded by the coding sequence ATGATTAACATAAATAAAGTACACCACATTGCTATAATTGTTTCCGATTATTCAAAATCAAAAGAGTTTTACACTGCTGTTTTAGGGCTTACTGTCATTCAGGAAGTCTATCGTGAAGAACGGCAGTCTTATAAATTGGATCTGGCTCTCAACGGCGATTACATCATAGAATTATTTTCGTTTCCTAATCCGCCAAAAAGAGTTTCCAGACCAGAAGCGGCCGGATTAAGACATTTGGCATTTGAGGTAACTGATCTGGATGAAACTGTTGCTTTCCTGACTTCTAAAAACGTTGAATCAGAACCTATACGAATTGACGAAATGACCCATAAAAGATTTACTTTTATCGCTGATCCAGACGGACTTCCAATTGAATTTTACGAACAATGA
- a CDS encoding histidine kinase: MKDHRNTFGNLRSGTIMCFKISMVFTVIFSAFLGADLNIRNVLLTFLLSCLYSFGLGFGNGFLNVLLDRKWDWLEQTNLRVYFGILVTVLYTVPAVLCVNYIVFVVIQNQPLANFFSERMIWVHLFYIILSLGVSTFMQARSFMVKWKQASKTEVTQQRIIAGNANAKFETLKNQIDPHFLFNSLNVLSSLIEENPDNAQRFTTSLSKIYRYVLEQKDKELVSVAEELSFAKTYMNLLKMRFENSLFYELPEIVINPDAKVVPLSLQLLLENTVKHNVVSEQRPLHIRIFIEGDYLAVQNDFQKKEVMQTRQGVGLQNIVDRYGIITNRKVLIEQNEKTFTVKIPILTKQISVMETAAVYSENSAYYRAKKRVEQLRGFYANVISYCCIIPILIFVNLTFMPQFHWFWFSAGGWGFGVIMHAFKTFGYGVNWEERKIQEILRKENSRKTWK, from the coding sequence ATGAAAGATCATAGAAATACATTTGGAAATTTGAGAAGCGGAACAATTATGTGTTTCAAGATTTCTATGGTCTTTACAGTAATATTCTCAGCGTTTTTGGGAGCTGATTTAAATATAAGGAATGTTTTGTTAACATTTCTTTTAAGTTGTCTTTACTCTTTCGGACTGGGTTTTGGGAATGGCTTTCTTAATGTTCTTTTGGACAGAAAATGGGATTGGCTGGAGCAAACGAATTTAAGAGTGTATTTTGGAATACTGGTCACAGTTTTATACACAGTTCCTGCTGTTTTATGCGTAAATTATATTGTTTTTGTAGTTATCCAAAACCAGCCTTTAGCGAATTTTTTTAGCGAAAGAATGATCTGGGTGCATCTTTTTTACATCATTTTATCTTTGGGAGTTTCGACTTTTATGCAGGCCAGAAGCTTTATGGTAAAATGGAAACAGGCGTCCAAAACTGAGGTAACGCAGCAAAGAATTATAGCAGGAAATGCCAATGCAAAGTTTGAAACCCTGAAAAATCAAATCGATCCGCATTTTCTTTTTAATAGTCTGAATGTTTTGAGTTCATTGATAGAAGAAAATCCAGATAATGCACAGCGGTTTACAACCTCTTTGTCCAAAATATACCGCTATGTATTAGAACAAAAAGACAAAGAACTGGTTTCAGTAGCCGAAGAATTGTCTTTTGCCAAAACATATATGAATCTGCTGAAAATGCGTTTTGAAAACAGTCTTTTTTATGAATTGCCAGAAATAGTTATAAATCCAGATGCAAAAGTAGTACCGCTTTCACTGCAGCTGCTATTGGAAAATACGGTTAAACACAATGTGGTAAGCGAACAAAGACCATTACATATCCGAATATTTATTGAGGGCGATTATCTGGCGGTTCAAAATGATTTTCAAAAAAAGGAAGTAATGCAGACCCGTCAGGGGGTAGGTTTACAAAACATAGTAGATCGCTACGGAATTATTACTAACCGAAAGGTTTTAATAGAACAAAATGAAAAAACATTTACGGTCAAAATACCAATTTTAACCAAACAAATCAGTGTTATGGAAACGGCAGCAGTTTATAGCGAAAATAGTGCTTATTACAGAGCCAAAAAGCGCGTAGAGCAGTTAAGAGGATTCTATGCCAATGTGATTTCATATTGCTGTATAATCCCGATTTTAATATTCGTTAACCTAACTTTTATGCCACAGTTTCATTGGTTTTGGTTCTCTGCCGGAGGCTGGGGATTTGGAGTAATAATGCACGCGTTTAAGACTTTTGGATATGGCGTTAATTGGGAAGAAAGAAAGATTCAGGAGATTTTGCGAAAAGAGAACAGCAGAAAGACATGGAAATAA
- a CDS encoding LytR/AlgR family response regulator transcription factor, whose translation MTTIIIEDEKPAARLLQRKLEKINIKAEVMLHSVEEALNWFGQNEHPDLIFLDIQLSDGLSFEIFDKIEIKSAVIFTTAYDEYALRAFKLNSIDYLLKPIDEDDLEVAVIKYKDRFQLSKTTQKEPMQFDFEQIRKMFSNPFEKTFKKRFTVKIGQHLKVISTDEIECLFSENKGTYIHTFDNRNYLIDSTLEVLEQELDTAEFYRISRKFIIPLKAIKEITVYSNSRLKIILPTYRDDEVIVSREKVSDFKNWIG comes from the coding sequence ATGACCACAATAATAATCGAAGACGAGAAACCTGCAGCAAGACTGTTGCAGCGCAAACTCGAAAAAATAAATATCAAGGCAGAAGTAATGCTTCATTCAGTGGAGGAAGCTCTGAATTGGTTTGGCCAAAATGAGCATCCTGATTTAATCTTTTTGGACATACAATTGTCGGATGGTCTGTCGTTTGAAATCTTCGACAAAATCGAAATCAAAAGCGCTGTGATTTTTACCACAGCTTACGATGAATATGCACTGCGCGCTTTTAAATTAAACAGTATCGATTATCTCTTGAAACCCATAGATGAGGATGATTTGGAAGTGGCAGTAATAAAATATAAAGACCGTTTCCAGCTTTCAAAAACAACGCAGAAAGAACCGATGCAGTTTGACTTTGAGCAGATCCGGAAAATGTTCTCCAACCCTTTCGAAAAAACATTCAAAAAAAGATTTACCGTTAAAATAGGACAGCACCTCAAAGTAATTTCTACTGATGAGATTGAATGTCTTTTTAGCGAAAACAAGGGAACTTATATTCATACTTTTGATAATCGTAATTATTTGATAGACTCCACTTTGGAAGTTTTGGAGCAGGAATTGGATACTGCCGAATTTTACAGAATCAGCAGAAAATTTATTATTCCGCTGAAAGCCATAAAGGAAATAACGGTATACAGCAACTCCAGATTAAAGATTATTTTACCCACTTACAGGGACGATGAGGTAATCGTAAGCCGTGAAAAGGTATCGGATTTCAAAAATTGGATTGGCTGA